One window of Caldisericia bacterium genomic DNA carries:
- a CDS encoding replication-associated recombination protein A, giving the protein MKKPLSIILRPKNFDEFIGHKDIITESFKQKIKNGEVPNLILWGPPGSGKTTLAEIIKNESKLNFIRVSGAETCIKELRIIIDNAKREKDFFQKETILFIDEIHRLDRKEQDFLLSFVEERDIILIGATTENPYFTIVPPLLSRCFLFILEPYKHEEMEKILENALKILENIELDEDSKNYLIEISNGDARFLLNVLENIKAEYKDKKVKISVNDLENFLITKKIKFDRKEEHYNLISALIKSIRGSDPNASLYYLMRLIEGGEDLRFITRRLIILASEDIGLSDPFALVIATSCAEAVDRVGLPEAKLILSEVVLYLARAPKDNRVLKAQERVLEVIEKYGNLPVPLHLRNPVIKGLKDLGWGQGYVYPHDHPDEKIQYLPDEIKDEKFFEEN; this is encoded by the coding sequence ATGAAAAAACCACTTTCAATTATTTTAAGACCTAAAAATTTTGATGAATTTATAGGTCATAAAGATATAATAACTGAATCATTTAAACAAAAAATTAAAAATGGTGAAGTTCCAAATCTTATTCTTTGGGGACCACCTGGTTCTGGCAAAACAACTCTTGCAGAAATTATAAAAAATGAGAGCAAACTAAATTTTATAAGAGTTTCTGGAGCAGAAACTTGTATTAAAGAGTTGAGAATTATAATTGACAATGCTAAAAGAGAGAAAGATTTTTTTCAAAAAGAGACAATTCTTTTTATTGATGAAATTCATAGATTAGATAGAAAAGAGCAAGATTTTTTACTCTCTTTTGTTGAAGAAAGAGACATAATATTGATTGGAGCAACAACAGAAAATCCATATTTTACAATTGTTCCACCTCTTCTTTCAAGATGTTTCTTGTTTATTTTAGAGCCTTATAAACATGAAGAGATGGAAAAAATTTTAGAAAATGCTTTAAAAATTTTAGAAAATATTGAATTAGACGAAGATTCTAAAAATTATTTAATTGAAATTTCAAATGGTGATGCAAGATTTTTATTAAATGTTCTTGAAAACATAAAAGCAGAATACAAAGATAAGAAAGTCAAGATAAGCGTTAATGATCTTGAAAATTTTTTAATTACAAAAAAAATAAAATTTGATAGAAAAGAAGAGCATTATAATTTAATATCAGCACTTATTAAGAGTATAAGAGGAAGTGACCCCAATGCATCTCTTTATTACCTTATGAGGCTTATTGAAGGAGGTGAAGATTTAAGATTTATAACAAGAAGATTAATAATTTTAGCAAGTGAAGATATAGGTCTTTCTGATCCTTTCGCTCTTGTTATTGCAACATCATGTGCTGAGGCAGTTGATAGAGTTGGTCTTCCTGAAGCAAAATTAATTCTTTCTGAAGTTGTTCTTTATCTTGCAAGGGCACCAAAAGATAATAGAGTACTTAAGGCACAAGAAAGAGTTTTAGAAGTAATAGAGAAATATGGAAATCTTCCTGTCCCTCTACATTTAAGAAATCCAGTCATAAAAGGTTTAAAAGATTTAGGTTGGGGACAAGGTTATGTATATCCACACGATCATCCAGATGAAAAGATTCAATATTTACCAGATGAGATAAAAGATGAAAAATTTTTCGAAGAAAATTAA
- a CDS encoding thioredoxin domain-containing protein, whose protein sequence is MSLKKLTQEDFEEKILNKSGIKIVKFTAEWCYPCKVIEPHLVKLEKLYNGEVEFYEVDVEENSFLASEYDIVNLPTLLVFKDKKVIGSIVGALSFESLKKELNEILNRN, encoded by the coding sequence ATGAGTTTAAAGAAATTAACTCAAGAAGATTTTGAAGAGAAGATTTTGAATAAAAGTGGTATAAAAATTGTGAAATTTACAGCAGAGTGGTGTTATCCGTGTAAAGTGATTGAACCACATTTAGTTAAACTTGAAAAACTTTATAATGGAGAAGTTGAATTTTATGAAGTTGATGTTGAAGAAAATAGTTTTCTTGCATCGGAATATGATATAGTTAATCTACCAACACTCCTTGTTTTTAAAGATAAAAAAGTAATCGGTTCAATTGTTGGAGCGCTTTCTTTTGAATCTTTAAAAAAAGAGTTAAACGAAATTTTAAATAGAAATTAA
- the lpdA gene encoding dihydrolipoyl dehydrogenase, producing MEKFDVIILGAGSAGYVAAIRLGDLGKRVLIVENKILGGTCLNRGCIPTKAILKASEIYRESKESKIFGINIDNVSYDPKGIKTWKDNVIKKLVLGVEYLLKSRKVEIKYGRGYLVDGNIVEVETSQGKERFEGKDIIIATGSEPLLIPAFKIDHINVLTSDDALELTEYPKEMVIVGAGAIGMEFATFFNSFGTKVTVVEMMENVVPTLKDKKIANLIKRIYEKRGINFKLGVKIENIDIKDNRVYLTLGNGEILETEKVLVSIGRKLNSDNIGLEKVGIQTDKGKIVVNEYLKTNVDHHYAIGDVVGGLLLAHKAMKEGEVVAEIIVGYDTKMDYRVVPWAIFTTPEIASVGITEEEAKENGIDVITGEFPFIANGKAVSMNSTDGIVKVVAKSDTKEIIGAQIVGPDASVMIAEVALAIKNKLTLKDISDTIHTHPTLSEAIMEATKVPLGEAIHIVVKR from the coding sequence ATGGAAAAGTTTGATGTAATTATTTTAGGTGCAGGTTCTGCAGGATATGTAGCAGCAATAAGACTTGGAGATTTGGGAAAAAGAGTATTAATAGTTGAAAACAAAATTTTGGGTGGAACATGTCTTAATCGTGGTTGTATACCAACAAAAGCAATTTTAAAAGCATCTGAGATTTATAGAGAGTCAAAAGAATCAAAAATTTTTGGCATTAATATAGATAATGTCTCTTATGATCCAAAGGGTATAAAAACATGGAAAGATAATGTAATCAAAAAACTTGTCTTAGGAGTTGAATACCTTTTAAAATCAAGAAAGGTTGAAATAAAATATGGAAGAGGTTATCTTGTTGATGGAAACATTGTTGAAGTTGAAACCTCACAAGGGAAAGAGAGATTTGAAGGTAAAGATATAATTATTGCAACAGGATCAGAACCTCTTTTGATTCCTGCATTTAAAATTGATCACATTAATGTACTCACATCAGATGATGCGCTTGAGTTAACTGAATATCCAAAAGAAATGGTAATTGTTGGTGCTGGAGCTATAGGTATGGAATTTGCAACATTTTTTAATTCATTTGGTACAAAAGTAACTGTTGTCGAAATGATGGAAAATGTTGTTCCAACTTTGAAGGATAAAAAAATCGCAAACCTTATTAAAAGAATTTATGAAAAGAGAGGGATAAACTTTAAATTAGGAGTTAAAATTGAAAATATTGATATAAAAGATAACAGAGTGTATCTTACTTTAGGAAACGGTGAAATTCTTGAAACTGAAAAAGTTCTTGTTTCAATTGGAAGAAAACTTAACTCAGATAATATTGGTCTTGAAAAAGTGGGTATTCAAACTGATAAAGGAAAAATTGTTGTAAATGAATACTTAAAGACAAATGTTGATCATCATTATGCAATTGGTGATGTTGTTGGTGGATTACTTCTTGCACATAAAGCAATGAAAGAGGGTGAAGTTGTTGCAGAAATTATTGTAGGATATGATACAAAGATGGATTATAGAGTTGTGCCATGGGCAATATTTACAACACCAGAAATTGCATCTGTTGGTATAACAGAAGAAGAAGCAAAAGAAAATGGTATTGATGTTATAACTGGTGAATTTCCTTTTATTGCAAACGGAAAAGCAGTTTCAATGAATTCAACAGATGGAATTGTAAAAGTTGTTGCAAAAAGTGATACAAAAGAGATAATAGGTGCTCAAATTGTGGGACCTGATGCATCAGTTATGATAGCAGAAGTTGCGCTTGCGATTAAAAATAAGTTAACTCTTAAAGATATTTCTGATACTATACACACACATCCAACACTTTCTGAAGCAATTATGGAAGCAACTAAAGTTCCATTAGGAGAAGCAATTCATATTGTTGTTAAAAGATAA